ATATTCTTGGCAATATAGCGAGCCATATAAGTCGCTGAACGATCCACTTTACTGGGATCTTTACCAGAGAAAGCGCCACCACCATGGGGAGCATAGCCGCCATAAGTATCCACAATAATTTTACGACCCGTTAAACCAGCATCTCCCTGGGGTCCACCTACAACAAAACGACCTGTGGGGTTCACAAAAGTTTTAAGCGTGTCATAGTCTACCAGTTTCGCGGGCAGGACAGGTTTAATGACATGCTCCAGAACGTCATGATACATCTGGCCCTGGACATCGACACCGTCCTTATGCTGATTGGATATCACTACTGCGGTAATGGCTTCAGGCAAATGGGTCTCGGAGTTGTACTGGACCGTCACCTGAGATTTACCATCGGGATAGAGATAGGGTATCTTCCCGTTCTTGCGCACTTCAGCCATCCGTTTGGTCAGCTCGTGAGCTATGTAGATGGGCATGGGCATAAAGGCATCGGTTTCATCCGTGGCATAACCAAACATCATCCCCTGGTCACCAGCACCCTGCTCGTGAGTGTCATCGTCAACCCCCTGTGAGATATC
The sequence above is a segment of the Candidatus Neomarinimicrobiota bacterium genome. Coding sequences within it:
- a CDS encoding methionine adenosyltransferase, producing the protein VMVGGEITTSAYVDIQRIARGTIKRIGYTDSAIGFDYNTCAVLVSIDKQSPDISQGVDDDTHEQGAGDQGMMFGYATDETDAFMPMPIYIAHELTKRMAEVRKNGKIPYLYPDGKSQVTVQYNSETHLPEAITAVVISNQHKDGVDVQGQMYHDVLEHVIKPVLPAKLVDYDTLKTFVNPTGRFVVGGPQGDAGLTGRKIIVDTYGGYAPHGGGAFSGKDPSKVDRSATYMARYIAKNIVAAKAARRCTVQLAYAIGVAEPISILVDSHGTSENSNAELEAMVREVFPLKPAAIISHLKLKRPIYEKTASYGHFGRDEFPWEKTNLTDEVTQALKK